In one Trichlorobacter lovleyi SZ genomic region, the following are encoded:
- a CDS encoding ABC transporter substrate-binding protein: MRRIFLCIFCLILLAVAPGFAGEPPRRIVSLAPSLTELACALGLEKNLVGVTTFCDRPSSIKGKPTVGGPANPSLEAVLNLKPDVVLVDEEGIGSKLAKRLQKLGIRTVTFHGSRLDKLAPAVRQLGTDLGVQQPANQLASRIEQSLKALKTAAPVKTMFVIWPDPLVAAGPGSMLDDAMKLSGMTNIASDARSGYPRLSLEAVITRNPQLIIAGQGEKLAGPMKRMLGHLNSLDTVKQGRVCMVSDALYRPGPRIPEGIAELRHCLELTRKGQRP; the protein is encoded by the coding sequence ATGCGACGTATTTTTCTCTGTATATTCTGCCTGATCCTGCTTGCGGTGGCCCCCGGTTTTGCCGGGGAGCCGCCCAGGCGGATTGTCTCGCTGGCACCCAGCCTGACCGAGCTGGCCTGCGCCCTGGGGCTGGAGAAAAACCTGGTGGGGGTGACAACCTTCTGCGACCGGCCATCCTCGATCAAAGGCAAGCCCACCGTGGGGGGACCGGCCAACCCGTCGTTAGAGGCGGTGCTGAACCTGAAGCCGGATGTTGTGCTGGTGGATGAAGAGGGGATCGGCTCCAAACTGGCCAAACGGCTGCAAAAACTGGGGATCAGGACTGTCACCTTTCACGGTTCCCGCCTGGACAAACTGGCACCGGCAGTACGGCAATTGGGTACTGATCTTGGGGTACAACAACCGGCCAACCAGTTGGCAAGCCGGATTGAGCAGTCGCTGAAAGCGCTTAAAACCGCTGCACCGGTCAAGACCATGTTTGTGATCTGGCCTGACCCGCTGGTGGCTGCCGGTCCCGGTTCCATGCTGGATGATGCCATGAAGCTGTCCGGTATGACTAATATCGCCAGTGATGCCCGTTCCGGTTATCCCCGGCTTTCACTGGAGGCGGTCATCACCCGCAACCCGCAGCTGATCATTGCAGGCCAGGGTGAAAAACTGGCCGGACCGATGAAGCGGATGCTGGGTCACCTGAATTCACTGGATACTGTCAAACAAGGCCGGGTCTGCATGGTCAGCGATGCCCTCTATCGTCCCGGCCCCCGCATCCCGGAAGGAATCGCCGAGCTGCGCCATTGCCTTGAGCTGACCCGTAAAGGCCAGCGCCCGTGA
- a CDS encoding FecCD family ABC transporter permease, protein MKRHPMFTMLGCLVLVLLLSLSLGQQTINPFQLDPLQLKIVLDLRLPRIVVALLMGGSLGVAGAILQGVFRNPLADPYVLGTSSGAALAAAFGLLATQGTGIWLVPLLALTGALVTSAVVVSLGRDAWGVRAERLLLAGVGIGFFLSAILMLVMSLAQADGVKRALLWMAGDLAGADWSVVPVASLLMLIGFFLALARRRGLNALALGDEVAFGLGLEPGRERTLLVLAASLLTAAAVALGGIVGFVGLMVPHAVRALVGADARRVLPLSALGGGMLLCLADTVGRSVLPPVEIPAGVVTALIGAPWFLIMLRRATNGGMR, encoded by the coding sequence GTGAAACGCCACCCCATGTTCACCATGCTGGGCTGCCTGGTGCTGGTCCTGCTGCTGTCGCTCTCCCTTGGTCAACAGACCATCAATCCCTTTCAGCTTGATCCGCTGCAGCTGAAGATCGTGCTGGACCTGCGCCTGCCCCGCATTGTGGTGGCGTTGCTGATGGGGGGATCACTGGGGGTGGCCGGAGCGATTCTGCAAGGGGTCTTCCGTAACCCGCTGGCTGATCCCTATGTGCTGGGCACCTCCAGCGGTGCTGCCCTGGCAGCGGCCTTTGGCCTGCTGGCCACCCAGGGGACCGGCATCTGGCTGGTGCCGCTGCTGGCGCTGACCGGCGCCCTGGTAACCAGCGCCGTGGTGGTTTCGCTGGGGAGGGATGCCTGGGGGGTACGGGCAGAACGGTTACTGCTGGCCGGGGTGGGGATCGGCTTTTTCCTGTCTGCCATCCTGATGCTGGTCATGTCTCTGGCCCAGGCTGACGGGGTCAAACGGGCACTGCTCTGGATGGCCGGCGATCTGGCCGGAGCAGACTGGTCGGTGGTTCCCGTGGCCAGCCTGTTGATGTTGATCGGTTTTTTCCTGGCGCTGGCGCGGCGACGTGGCCTGAACGCCCTGGCCCTGGGGGATGAAGTTGCCTTTGGATTGGGGCTGGAACCGGGGCGGGAACGGACCTTGCTGGTGCTGGCCGCCTCCTTGCTAACCGCTGCAGCGGTTGCCCTGGGTGGTATTGTCGGCTTTGTGGGGCTGATGGTACCCCATGCCGTACGTGCCCTGGTGGGTGCCGATGCCCGCCGGGTGCTGCCGCTGTCTGCCCTTGGGGGCGGCATGCTGCTCTGCCTGGCTGATACGGTCGGGCGTAGCGTACTGCCGCCGGTGGAGATCCCGGCCGGGGTGGTCACTGCCCTGATCGGCGCCCCCTGGTTTCTGATCATGCTGCGCCGGGCCACCAATGGAGGTATGCGATGA
- a CDS encoding ABC transporter ATP-binding protein, with amino-acid sequence MSSLRFDQVCFSYGNAPCVVQFSCNLARGELVGLIGANGSGKSTLLRLGAGLLTPTVGQVELDGKPVRSWKGEERATRLGYLPQSIEAPLPFRVGELVEMGRAAARKDHLLSCQEVLAAVGLEGHEQTPLSQISGGERRRAFIAMILAQGGKTLLLDEPLAGLDLRYQYELLTLLRSLCQTHNLTILLSLHDLILARNLDRLLVIRQGQLLADGLPTDILTQQLVQQTFDLDPRFLMAGIVG; translated from the coding sequence ATGAGCAGCCTCAGGTTTGATCAGGTCTGTTTCAGCTACGGCAACGCCCCCTGCGTGGTACAGTTTTCCTGCAACCTGGCCAGGGGTGAGCTGGTGGGGCTGATCGGCGCCAACGGTTCCGGCAAATCCACCCTGCTGCGGTTGGGTGCCGGTCTGCTGACCCCCACGGTGGGGCAGGTGGAGCTGGATGGTAAACCGGTCCGTTCCTGGAAGGGTGAAGAGCGGGCTACCCGCCTGGGCTACCTGCCCCAATCCATTGAAGCGCCGTTACCGTTTCGGGTGGGTGAACTGGTGGAGATGGGCCGTGCTGCTGCCCGCAAAGATCATCTGCTTTCCTGCCAAGAGGTGCTGGCAGCGGTGGGGTTGGAAGGCCATGAACAGACCCCGTTGTCCCAGATCAGCGGTGGTGAACGACGGCGGGCCTTTATCGCCATGATCCTGGCCCAGGGGGGTAAGACCCTGCTGCTGGATGAACCGCTGGCCGGGCTTGACCTGCGTTACCAGTATGAGCTGCTGACCCTGCTGCGGTCTCTCTGCCAGACCCACAACCTGACCATCCTGCTTTCGCTGCATGACCTGATCCTGGCCCGCAACCTTGATCGCCTGCTGGTAATCCGCCAGGGGCAGTTGCTGGCCGATGGCCTGCCTACTGATATTCTCACGCAACAACTGGTACAACAGACCTTTGATCTTGACCCGCGGTTTTTGATGGCTGGTATTGTGGGGTAA
- a CDS encoding PIN domain-containing protein, producing the protein MKNNYVLIDYENVQPEEMDALEKELFSVIVFVGANQAKVTFEVASVLQRMGDRATYIKITGSGKNALDFHIAYYLGKLSEKEPDAYFHIVSKDTGFDLLVEHLKAKKVSVRRVKSVTELPLVKAAISKSSAERVSVVIGILAKSSAARPRTVKTLASAINAMFQKSLTESEIAGIISELSRKGVVVVNQTKVSYVIPGVL; encoded by the coding sequence GTGAAGAATAACTACGTCCTTATTGACTATGAAAATGTTCAGCCGGAAGAGATGGATGCTCTTGAGAAGGAACTTTTCAGCGTGATTGTCTTTGTTGGTGCAAACCAGGCTAAGGTAACGTTCGAGGTCGCCTCAGTCCTTCAGCGTATGGGAGACCGAGCCACCTATATCAAGATCACTGGTTCTGGAAAGAACGCTCTCGACTTCCATATTGCTTACTACCTCGGAAAGCTTTCAGAAAAAGAACCAGACGCATATTTTCATATCGTGTCCAAAGACACAGGATTTGATCTTCTTGTCGAGCATCTCAAAGCAAAGAAGGTATCGGTAAGGCGAGTAAAGAGCGTAACAGAACTTCCATTAGTTAAAGCAGCAATTTCAAAGTCTTCTGCCGAGCGCGTTTCGGTGGTAATCGGTATTCTTGCAAAGAGCAGTGCCGCTCGTCCTAGAACAGTAAAAACTCTTGCCAGCGCCATTAATGCAATGTTCCAGAAGTCCCTCACCGAGTCCGAGATTGCGGGCATCATTTCGGAACTCTCCAGGAAGGGCGTGGTTGTGGTCAATCAAACGAAGGTTTCATATGTAATTCCTGGTGTGCTCTAA
- a CDS encoding DUF4124 domain-containing protein: MKKLILFLLLLAPAAHAETYQWTDSAGTIHFSDSLLEVPASYRKSAKALGISTSPASAVAPPTASQGNNDFSGVDALKERMLQDQGVMEQIRALQNDPEMQALLSNPDIIRAVQSGDYSVLVNHPAFLRLLNNPRVKEIGKRMQ; the protein is encoded by the coding sequence ATGAAAAAACTGATTCTGTTCTTATTGCTGTTGGCTCCTGCCGCCCATGCAGAAACCTACCAATGGACTGACAGCGCCGGTACAATACACTTTTCAGACTCTCTGCTAGAGGTTCCGGCCAGCTACCGCAAGAGCGCAAAAGCGCTGGGGATCAGCACCTCGCCAGCTAGTGCTGTTGCGCCACCGACAGCTTCGCAAGGCAACAATGACTTCAGCGGCGTGGACGCCTTAAAGGAGCGCATGCTGCAGGATCAAGGGGTGATGGAGCAGATCCGCGCCCTGCAGAATGACCCTGAGATGCAGGCATTATTAAGCAATCCTGATATCATACGGGCGGTGCAGTCTGGTGATTACAGCGTGCTGGTCAATCATCCCGCCTTTCTGCGGCTGCTCAACAACCCGCGGGTTAAAGAGATAGGGAAGCGGATGCAGTAG
- a CDS encoding YaeQ family protein: MALPVTIYKANIQLSDLDRGIYETLQATLARHPSETEERLVGRLLAYALLYEEGLVFTKGVCEGDEPDLWSKAPDDRIRSWIEVGLPDPERLLKARRHADQVTLLAFGSKLPGWERQHLDKLINSSNITVIILEQEFINQLVSRLKRTVSWSITVTEGNLYLQDGAETLETSPKRYAQG; encoded by the coding sequence ATGGCATTACCGGTAACCATATATAAGGCAAACATCCAGCTTTCCGATCTTGATCGCGGCATCTACGAAACCCTGCAGGCCACGCTGGCCCGTCACCCGTCTGAGACCGAGGAGCGTCTGGTGGGCAGGCTGCTGGCCTATGCCCTGCTGTATGAAGAGGGGCTTGTTTTTACTAAAGGGGTCTGTGAAGGAGATGAACCGGACCTCTGGTCAAAGGCGCCGGACGACCGGATCAGGTCATGGATTGAGGTGGGGCTGCCTGATCCCGAGCGTCTGTTGAAGGCCCGGCGGCATGCCGATCAGGTGACCCTGTTGGCCTTTGGCAGCAAACTGCCCGGTTGGGAACGCCAGCATCTGGACAAGCTGATCAACAGCAGCAATATTACGGTGATCATCCTGGAGCAGGAGTTTATCAACCAGCTGGTCAGCCGGCTTAAGCGTACTGTTTCCTGGTCCATCACCGTAACCGAAGGCAACCTCTACCTGCAGGACGGCGCTGAGACCCTGGAAACCAGCCCCAAACGCTACGCGCAGGGCTAG
- a CDS encoding YheU family protein, with amino-acid sequence MEDEQYRHDAAEEGVEIPLERIDPAILQALLADFVSREWSELSDAGFTQEQKIEQVLQQLKSGQARILFDLTSGSWNIVPV; translated from the coding sequence ATGGAAGATGAGCAATACCGGCATGATGCAGCAGAAGAGGGGGTTGAGATCCCGCTGGAACGGATTGACCCGGCAATCCTGCAGGCCCTGCTGGCTGATTTTGTCAGCCGGGAGTGGTCTGAGCTGTCTGATGCCGGTTTTACCCAGGAGCAAAAGATTGAGCAGGTGCTGCAACAGTTGAAGAGCGGACAGGCGCGGATACTGTTTGATCTGACGTCAGGAAGCTGGAATATCGTCCCGGTGTGA
- a CDS encoding MATE family efflux transporter has translation MSALLHRIFPCLDSNKPASIRCNVFRLSLPVLLSSLFQRLVAIVDIFLTGGLGASAIAATGLGQLQIFVIMTIFWGLSTGTTVVIAHLTGAGRHEEAKRAAGTAVLFCLGLTAIVSLIGAYGGGELARLMGATPEVQKLAHEYIRLVFLWLIWTTGVNILSAIMHGVGNTRTPMEGILLVNILHILLAWPLIYGKFGLPAMGVKGAAIAINCSEFIGCSYLLWQAFRRGYLTIGLPDRELFSRIWQVGWPVALERVAQQSGQLVYSSVVIAYGTTAYAAHQIGLSIESLSFMPGAGMGIAAATLMGQSLGARKYQRAHVSHVEALRLALVVMGIMALIFLLIPQYLVMIFTHDPEVIRQGAVFLRIVAFAQIPLAVSFVYAGSLRGAGDTFYVFIVTLLTMWGVRVLLAWIAGPVLHLSLYAVWGVFLVDWYVRAVAFAWRYHKRDLHGITL, from the coding sequence ATGTCTGCCCTGCTGCATCGCATATTCCCCTGTCTGGACAGCAACAAACCTGCCTCAATCCGCTGCAACGTCTTCCGGCTGTCGCTGCCGGTGCTGCTCTCATCCCTGTTTCAACGGCTGGTTGCCATTGTTGATATCTTTCTGACCGGCGGTCTGGGGGCCTCGGCCATTGCCGCCACCGGGCTCGGTCAACTGCAGATATTTGTGATCATGACCATTTTCTGGGGGCTTTCCACCGGTACCACGGTGGTGATCGCCCATCTGACCGGGGCGGGCCGACATGAAGAGGCAAAGCGGGCTGCCGGTACAGCGGTACTGTTCTGTCTGGGGCTGACCGCGATCGTCTCGCTGATCGGGGCCTATGGCGGTGGTGAGCTGGCCCGTCTGATGGGGGCCACGCCGGAGGTGCAAAAGCTGGCCCATGAGTATATCCGGCTGGTCTTTCTCTGGCTGATCTGGACCACCGGGGTCAACATCCTTTCGGCTATCATGCATGGCGTGGGCAACACCCGCACCCCGATGGAGGGGATTCTGCTGGTCAACATCCTGCATATCCTGCTGGCCTGGCCGCTGATCTACGGTAAGTTCGGCCTGCCTGCCATGGGGGTCAAAGGGGCGGCAATCGCCATTAACTGCTCGGAATTCATCGGTTGTTCGTACCTGCTCTGGCAGGCCTTCCGGCGGGGCTACCTGACTATCGGGCTGCCTGATCGGGAGCTGTTTAGCAGGATCTGGCAGGTAGGTTGGCCGGTTGCCCTGGAACGGGTGGCCCAGCAATCCGGGCAGCTGGTCTACTCCAGCGTGGTGATCGCCTACGGCACCACCGCCTACGCTGCCCACCAGATCGGACTTTCCATTGAATCGCTTTCCTTCATGCCCGGTGCCGGTATGGGGATCGCTGCCGCCACCCTGATGGGGCAGTCGCTGGGAGCCAGAAAGTACCAGCGCGCCCATGTCAGCCATGTGGAGGCGCTACGGCTGGCCCTGGTGGTAATGGGGATCATGGCGCTGATCTTTCTGTTGATCCCGCAGTATCTGGTGATGATTTTCACCCATGACCCGGAGGTGATCCGACAGGGAGCGGTCTTTCTGCGGATCGTGGCCTTTGCCCAGATCCCGCTGGCGGTCTCCTTTGTCTATGCCGGTTCTCTGCGGGGGGCGGGCGATACCTTCTACGTCTTTATCGTGACGCTGCTGACCATGTGGGGGGTGCGGGTGCTGCTGGCCTGGATCGCCGGACCGGTGCTGCACCTGTCACTGTATGCGGTATGGGGGGTGTTTCTGGTGGATTGGTACGTGCGGGCCGTGGCCTTTGCCTGGCGCTATCACAAGCGGGATCTGCACGGGATAACGCTATAA
- the ppdK gene encoding pyruvate, phosphate dikinase — translation MAEKYVYFFGNGKAEGRADMKNLLGGKGANLAEMTSIGLPVPPGFTISTEVCTYYYANGETYPASLNDEVEANLKQVEQIMERTFGDAKNPLLVSVRSGARASMPGMMDTILNLGLNDTTVQGIIAQSGDERFAYDAYRRFVQMYSDVVMGMDKHALEHLLELKKAEKNVHLDTDLTAADWKDLVAQFKAAIKQELGQEFPEDPKQQLWGAIGAVFGSWMNQRAITYRKLNNIPADWGTAVNVQSMVFGNMGDDCATGVAFTRDPSTGENYFYGEYLVNAQGEDVVAGIRTPQPINNHQKKPGDLPSMEEVLPECYHQLADIRTILEKHYKDMQDIEFTIEKGKLFMLQTRNGKRTATAAIKVAVDMVAEGLIDEKTAVLRVAPSQLDQLLHPSLDPKAEKKVIAKGLPASPGAAGGSVVFTADEAEELAKNGKKVILVRIETSPEDIHGMHAAQGILTARGGMTSHAAVVARGMGKCCVAGCGDIKVNYADQSFVACNGVVVKKGDMITLDGSTGQVMLGEVKTVPPQLTGDFGKLMVWVDQFRKLKVRTNADTPHDAKVAREFGAEGIGLCRTEHMFFEAERIAAVREMILAADVEGREKALAKILPMQKGDFIGLFREMKGLPVTIRLLDPPLHEFLPQEDKDIEELAATMQVPAATLRHKVEFLHEFNPMLGHRGCRLGITFPEIYDMQVRAIMEAACELVKNEGFSIVPEIMIPLIATVKELAVLKANAVKICDEVIARYGVKVEYLIGTMIELPRAALTADEIAVEAEFFSYGTNDLTQTTFGLSRDDAGKFLPFYVDANILPEDPFVSLDQNGVGQLVRMGCEKGRSTRPDIKLGICGEHGGDPESVIFCHKIGLDYVSCSPFRVPIARLAAAHAALGGGTDNTK, via the coding sequence ATGGCAGAGAAGTACGTGTACTTTTTCGGGAATGGCAAGGCTGAAGGCCGGGCCGACATGAAGAATCTGTTGGGCGGCAAAGGGGCCAACCTGGCAGAGATGACCAGCATCGGGCTGCCGGTGCCGCCGGGCTTTACCATCAGCACCGAGGTCTGTACCTACTATTATGCCAATGGCGAAACCTATCCCGCCTCTTTGAATGATGAAGTTGAAGCCAATCTGAAGCAGGTTGAGCAGATCATGGAGCGTACCTTTGGCGATGCCAAAAACCCGCTGCTGGTTTCGGTCCGCTCCGGTGCCCGGGCCTCCATGCCGGGCATGATGGACACCATCCTGAACCTGGGGCTGAACGACACCACCGTGCAGGGGATCATCGCCCAGTCCGGTGACGAGCGTTTTGCCTATGATGCCTACCGCCGTTTTGTGCAAATGTATTCTGATGTGGTCATGGGGATGGACAAGCATGCCCTTGAGCATCTGCTGGAACTGAAAAAGGCAGAGAAAAACGTCCATCTGGATACTGACCTGACCGCTGCTGACTGGAAGGATCTGGTGGCCCAGTTCAAGGCTGCGATCAAGCAGGAGCTTGGTCAGGAGTTTCCGGAAGATCCCAAGCAGCAGCTGTGGGGTGCCATCGGCGCCGTGTTCGGTTCCTGGATGAACCAGCGTGCCATCACCTACCGCAAGCTGAACAACATCCCGGCTGACTGGGGCACTGCCGTCAACGTCCAGTCGATGGTGTTCGGCAACATGGGGGATGATTGTGCCACCGGCGTGGCCTTTACCCGTGACCCTTCCACCGGCGAGAACTACTTCTACGGTGAGTACCTGGTCAATGCCCAGGGCGAGGACGTGGTGGCCGGTATCCGCACCCCGCAGCCGATCAACAACCATCAGAAAAAGCCGGGCGACCTGCCTTCCATGGAAGAGGTGCTGCCGGAATGCTATCATCAACTGGCTGATATCAGAACTATTCTTGAGAAGCACTACAAGGATATGCAGGATATCGAGTTTACCATTGAAAAAGGCAAGCTGTTCATGCTCCAGACCCGTAACGGCAAGCGGACCGCCACCGCTGCCATCAAGGTTGCGGTGGACATGGTAGCGGAAGGGCTGATTGATGAGAAGACCGCTGTGCTGCGGGTGGCTCCTTCCCAGCTTGACCAGCTGCTGCATCCCTCGCTGGACCCCAAGGCAGAGAAGAAGGTGATCGCCAAGGGCCTGCCCGCCTCCCCCGGTGCTGCCGGCGGCAGCGTGGTCTTTACGGCTGATGAGGCCGAAGAGCTGGCCAAGAACGGTAAGAAGGTGATCCTGGTGCGGATCGAAACCTCGCCGGAGGATATCCACGGCATGCATGCTGCCCAGGGTATCCTGACCGCCCGTGGCGGTATGACCTCCCACGCTGCGGTGGTTGCCCGGGGTATGGGCAAGTGCTGCGTGGCCGGTTGCGGCGACATCAAGGTCAACTACGCTGACCAGTCCTTTGTGGCCTGCAACGGTGTGGTGGTCAAGAAGGGGGATATGATCACCCTGGACGGCTCTACCGGTCAGGTCATGCTGGGCGAAGTCAAGACCGTACCGCCACAACTGACCGGCGACTTCGGCAAGCTGATGGTCTGGGTTGACCAGTTCCGCAAGCTGAAGGTCCGCACCAACGCCGATACCCCCCACGATGCCAAGGTGGCCCGTGAGTTTGGCGCCGAAGGGATCGGCCTCTGCCGTACCGAGCATATGTTCTTTGAGGCCGAGCGGATTGCTGCCGTGCGTGAGATGATCCTGGCCGCCGATGTGGAAGGGCGCGAGAAGGCTCTGGCCAAGATCCTGCCGATGCAGAAAGGTGATTTCATCGGGCTGTTCCGTGAGATGAAGGGGCTGCCGGTTACCATTCGTCTGCTTGATCCGCCGCTGCACGAGTTCCTGCCCCAGGAAGACAAGGATATCGAGGAACTGGCTGCCACCATGCAGGTTCCTGCCGCTACCCTCAGGCACAAGGTGGAGTTCCTGCACGAGTTCAACCCGATGCTGGGACACCGTGGCTGCCGTCTGGGGATCACCTTCCCCGAGATCTATGACATGCAGGTGCGGGCCATCATGGAAGCAGCCTGTGAGCTGGTGAAAAACGAAGGCTTCTCGATTGTGCCGGAGATCATGATCCCGCTGATCGCCACCGTCAAGGAGCTGGCTGTACTCAAGGCCAATGCCGTCAAGATCTGTGATGAAGTGATTGCCCGGTATGGCGTCAAGGTAGAGTACCTGATCGGCACCATGATCGAACTGCCCCGCGCTGCCCTGACCGCTGACGAGATCGCGGTTGAGGCGGAATTCTTCTCCTACGGCACCAACGACCTGACCCAGACCACCTTCGGCCTCTCCCGTGACGATGCCGGCAAGTTCCTGCCGTTCTATGTGGATGCCAACATCCTGCCGGAAGACCCGTTTGTCTCCCTGGACCAGAACGGTGTTGGGCAACTGGTCAGGATGGGCTGCGAAAAAGGGCGCTCAACCCGTCCCGACATAAAGCTGGGGATCTGCGGCGAGCATGGCGGTGATCCGGAATCGGTCATCTTCTGCCACAAGATCGGCCTGGATTATGTCTCCTGTTCCCCCTTCCGGGTGCCGATTGCCCGTCTGGCAGCAGCCCATGCCGCATTGGGCGGGGGCACTGATAACACCAAGTAA
- the selB gene encoding selenocysteine-specific translation elongation factor — translation MKHLILGTAGHIDHGKTSLVKALTGTDTDRLKEEKARGITIELGFAHLELPGGIEFGVVDVPGHEKFVRAMVAGVAGMDLVMLVIAADEGIMPQTREHLDILRLLGVHSGLVALTKSDMVEPDWLPLVQEEVREFVAGTFLETAPIIPVSSKTGAGLDDLKAELVRLAEGTAEKKRDGAFRLPVDRVFTVAGFGTVVTGTLLAGEIKLGDELELLPDRIPGRVRGIQAHGAKTDIGQAGQRLAVNLQGIDLDQAHRGDVVVPTGIFRTSRRVDVRLDHLASAPRDLRHRTTVRFHSGTSEVTAQIILLEHDALPPGQSGYAQLRLDQPLLLVSGDPYLIRATSPSVTIGGGIVLDPFPPARRRRSDDALRLLVSLDAAEHQKTCNLIVSQALLSGVSFDEIVLRSGIARKQAETALQGLLAAGEIVQMTREPRVFLSRSAVHGLKQLLLDELSGYLAANPLKEGISKEELKTRIPRRSDQRFFAPLLAELEKEGKLAAERELVRPAGARKQAAAPLSGLGAGIARLLAERGIEPPTIKELAEALRSTEKEVRDHLALLTREGGVTRVSGDIFYDSALLKTIEEKLISHLRAKAEIIPSEFRELTGLSRKFMIPLLEYFDSRKITIRIGDKRVLRGR, via the coding sequence ATGAAACACCTGATCCTCGGCACAGCCGGACATATTGACCACGGCAAGACCTCACTGGTTAAGGCGCTGACCGGTACCGACACCGACCGGCTCAAGGAAGAGAAGGCCCGCGGCATCACGATTGAGCTGGGTTTTGCCCACCTTGAGCTGCCCGGTGGGATCGAGTTCGGCGTGGTGGATGTGCCGGGCCATGAGAAGTTCGTGCGGGCCATGGTGGCCGGTGTGGCCGGTATGGATCTGGTGATGCTGGTGATTGCGGCGGATGAGGGGATTATGCCCCAGACCCGTGAACACCTGGATATCCTGCGTCTGTTGGGGGTGCATAGCGGTCTGGTGGCGTTGACCAAGTCAGATATGGTGGAGCCGGACTGGCTGCCGCTGGTGCAGGAAGAGGTGCGGGAGTTTGTGGCCGGTACCTTTCTTGAGACCGCCCCGATCATTCCGGTTTCCTCCAAAACCGGTGCCGGTCTGGATGATCTGAAGGCAGAACTGGTCCGGCTGGCTGAAGGGACGGCAGAGAAGAAACGGGATGGCGCCTTCCGGCTGCCGGTTGATCGGGTCTTTACGGTGGCTGGTTTTGGCACCGTGGTTACCGGCACGCTGCTGGCCGGTGAGATCAAGCTGGGTGACGAACTGGAACTGCTGCCCGACAGGATTCCGGGCCGGGTGCGGGGGATTCAGGCCCATGGTGCAAAGACCGACATCGGCCAGGCCGGTCAGCGACTGGCCGTAAACCTGCAGGGGATCGATCTGGATCAGGCCCATCGGGGTGATGTAGTGGTCCCAACTGGGATCTTCCGCACCAGCCGTCGGGTGGATGTGCGGCTGGATCATCTGGCCTCGGCTCCGCGGGATCTGCGGCATCGCACCACGGTTCGCTTCCATTCAGGCACCTCAGAGGTTACGGCCCAGATCATCCTGCTGGAACATGATGCACTGCCGCCGGGCCAGAGCGGCTATGCCCAGTTACGGCTGGATCAACCGCTGTTGCTGGTGTCAGGAGATCCCTACCTGATCCGGGCCACTTCACCCTCGGTCACTATCGGTGGCGGCATCGTGCTTGACCCGTTTCCTCCGGCCCGGCGGCGGCGCAGTGACGATGCCCTGCGGTTGCTGGTGTCGCTGGATGCGGCAGAACATCAGAAAACCTGCAATTTGATCGTGTCCCAGGCCCTGCTGTCCGGCGTCTCGTTTGATGAGATCGTGTTGCGTTCCGGTATTGCCCGTAAGCAGGCTGAGACTGCCTTACAGGGATTGTTGGCGGCTGGCGAGATTGTGCAGATGACTCGTGAACCGCGGGTCTTTCTGTCCAGGTCTGCGGTTCACGGCCTGAAGCAGCTGCTGTTGGATGAGCTGTCGGGCTACCTTGCGGCCAATCCACTTAAAGAGGGGATCAGCAAGGAAGAGTTAAAGACCCGGATACCCAGGCGCAGTGACCAGCGTTTCTTCGCCCCGCTGCTGGCAGAGCTGGAAAAGGAAGGCAAGCTGGCCGCCGAACGGGAGCTGGTCCGTCCTGCAGGTGCCAGAAAACAGGCGGCGGCGCCGTTGTCCGGGCTTGGCGCCGGTATCGCCAGGCTGTTGGCAGAACGGGGGATTGAACCACCTACCATCAAGGAGCTGGCCGAGGCACTGCGCAGCACCGAAAAAGAGGTGCGGGATCACCTGGCCCTGCTGACCCGCGAAGGAGGGGTGACGCGGGTCTCGGGTGACATCTTCTACGACAGCGCTTTGCTTAAAACCATTGAAGAAAAGCTGATTTCGCATCTGAGGGCCAAGGCAGAGATTATTCCGTCAGAGTTCCGCGAGCTGACCGGCCTGTCTCGCAAGTTCATGATTCCGTTGCTGGAGTATTTTGACAGCCGCAAAATAACCATACGGATCGGGGACAAGCGGGTGCTGCGCGGCAGGTAA
- a CDS encoding YajD family HNH nuclease, whose product MPPRRPQSRKLPSAEALSQLVNQLKTDNKPTNANYREQSLKIHGWICAKCGREFERENLQLLTVHHKDGNHHNNPKDGSNWENLCVYCHDDEHSRLILAEYLNGTKP is encoded by the coding sequence ATGCCCCCGCGTCGGCCCCAATCCCGCAAACTCCCTTCTGCCGAGGCGCTCAGTCAGCTGGTTAACCAGTTGAAAACGGACAACAAGCCAACCAATGCCAACTACCGCGAACAGTCCCTCAAGATTCATGGCTGGATCTGCGCCAAGTGTGGCCGCGAGTTTGAACGTGAAAACCTGCAGCTGCTGACGGTCCACCACAAGGACGGCAATCACCACAACAACCCCAAGGATGGCAGCAACTGGGAAAACCTCTGCGTCTACTGTCATGATGATGAGCATAGTCGTCTGATCCTGGCGGAGTATCTGAACGGAACCAAACCATGA